A region from the Haliaeetus albicilla chromosome 16, bHalAlb1.1, whole genome shotgun sequence genome encodes:
- the P2RX3 gene encoding P2X purinoceptor 3 isoform X2: MPPPRPGTRWVTDFFSYETTKSVVVKSWVVGAVNRGVQLLILAYFIGWVFLHEKAYQVRDTVIESSVVTKVKGIGRYAGRVLDTADYVTPHQGTSVFVVVTKQIQTENQSQGVCPESEVEYRCTADRDCQGKSPTTGSGVLTGRCVPYNGTLRTCEIQGWCPPEVDTIDVPIMLEAENFTLFIKNSIRFPLFGFEKANLPPPGSRGELGRCRFHPEQQPLCPILRLGDVVRLAGQDFPTLAATGGVLGIKIGWVCDLDRAWERCLPHYSFTRLDGLARPPAPAPGYNFRHARYYRWPDGTERRTLTKAFGIRFDVLVYGNAGKFGIVPTLINTVAAFTSIGVVPEAGMPAPPTSPTACPSGVLGGCSRDKQSTDSGTFSLGL, from the exons atgccccccccgcgccccggcaCCCGCTGGGTGACCGACTTCTTCTCCTACGAGACCACCAAGTCAGTGGTGGTGAAGAGCTGGGTGGTGGGGGCCGTCAACCGCGGCGTGCAGCTCCTCATCCTCGCTTACTTCATCGG CTGGGTCTTCCTCCACGAGAAAGCCTACCAGGTGCGGGACACTGTCATCGAGTCCTCGGTGGTGACCAAGGTCAAGGGCATCGGGCGCTATGCCGGCCGGGTGCTGGATACGGCCGACTACGTCACCCCCCACCAG ggcaccTCGGTGTTCGTGGTGGTCACCAAGCAGATCCAGACGGAGAACCAGTCACAGGGCGTCTGCCCGGAG AGCGAAGTCGAGTACCGCTGCACAGCCGACCGCGACTGCCAGGGGAAGAGCCCCACCACGGGCAGCG GGGTGCTGACGGGGCGCTGCGTCCCCTACAACGGGACCCTGCGCACCTGCGAGATCCAGGGCTGGTGCCCGCCGGAGGTGGACACCATCGATGT ACCCATCATGCTGGAGGCCGAAAACTTCACCCTCTTCATCAAGAACAGCATCCGCTTCCCGCTCTTCGGCTTTGAGAA GGCCAACCTGCCGCCCCCCGGCAGCAGGGGGGAGCTGGGGCGCTGCCGGTTCCACCCCGAgcagcagcccctctgccccatCCTGCGGCTGGGGGACGTGGTGCGCCTCGCCGGGCAGGACTTCCCCACGCTGGCCGCCACC gggggggtgCTGGGCATCAAGATCGGGTGGGTGTGCGACCTGGACCGTGCCTGGGAGCGCTGCCTGCCCCACTACTCCTTCACCCGCCTGGATGGCCTTGCCCgaccccccgccccagcccccgGCTACAACTTCAG GCACGCCAGGTACTACCGCTGGCCGGACGGCACTGAGCGCCGCACCCTCACCAAGGCCTTCGGCATCCGCTTCGACGTCCTGGTGTACGGCAAT GCTGGGAAGTTTGGCATTGTCCCCACCCTCATCAACACAGTGGCTGCTTTCACCTCCATCGGCGTG gTGCCAGAGGCTGGCATGCCTGCgccccccaccagccccacggCGTGTCCctctggggtgctggggggctgcagccgAGACAAGCAGTCCACCGACTCGGGCACCTTCTCCCTTGGCCTCTAG
- the P2RX3 gene encoding P2X purinoceptor 3 isoform X1 has translation MPPPRPGTRWVTDFFSYETTKSVVVKSWVVGAVNRGVQLLILAYFIGWVFLHEKAYQVRDTVIESSVVTKVKGIGRYAGRVLDTADYVTPHQGTSVFVVVTKQIQTENQSQGVCPESEVEYRCTADRDCQGKSPTTGSGVLTGRCVPYNGTLRTCEIQGWCPPEVDTIDVPIMLEAENFTLFIKNSIRFPLFGFEKANLPPPGSRGELGRCRFHPEQQPLCPILRLGDVVRLAGQDFPTLAATGGVLGIKIGWVCDLDRAWERCLPHYSFTRLDGLARPPAPAPGYNFRHARYYRWPDGTERRTLTKAFGIRFDVLVYGNAGKFGIVPTLINTVAAFTSIGVGTVLCDIILLNFLKGAEHYKARKFEEVPEAGMPAPPTSPTACPSGVLGGCSRDKQSTDSGTFSLGL, from the exons atgccccccccgcgccccggcaCCCGCTGGGTGACCGACTTCTTCTCCTACGAGACCACCAAGTCAGTGGTGGTGAAGAGCTGGGTGGTGGGGGCCGTCAACCGCGGCGTGCAGCTCCTCATCCTCGCTTACTTCATCGG CTGGGTCTTCCTCCACGAGAAAGCCTACCAGGTGCGGGACACTGTCATCGAGTCCTCGGTGGTGACCAAGGTCAAGGGCATCGGGCGCTATGCCGGCCGGGTGCTGGATACGGCCGACTACGTCACCCCCCACCAG ggcaccTCGGTGTTCGTGGTGGTCACCAAGCAGATCCAGACGGAGAACCAGTCACAGGGCGTCTGCCCGGAG AGCGAAGTCGAGTACCGCTGCACAGCCGACCGCGACTGCCAGGGGAAGAGCCCCACCACGGGCAGCG GGGTGCTGACGGGGCGCTGCGTCCCCTACAACGGGACCCTGCGCACCTGCGAGATCCAGGGCTGGTGCCCGCCGGAGGTGGACACCATCGATGT ACCCATCATGCTGGAGGCCGAAAACTTCACCCTCTTCATCAAGAACAGCATCCGCTTCCCGCTCTTCGGCTTTGAGAA GGCCAACCTGCCGCCCCCCGGCAGCAGGGGGGAGCTGGGGCGCTGCCGGTTCCACCCCGAgcagcagcccctctgccccatCCTGCGGCTGGGGGACGTGGTGCGCCTCGCCGGGCAGGACTTCCCCACGCTGGCCGCCACC gggggggtgCTGGGCATCAAGATCGGGTGGGTGTGCGACCTGGACCGTGCCTGGGAGCGCTGCCTGCCCCACTACTCCTTCACCCGCCTGGATGGCCTTGCCCgaccccccgccccagcccccgGCTACAACTTCAG GCACGCCAGGTACTACCGCTGGCCGGACGGCACTGAGCGCCGCACCCTCACCAAGGCCTTCGGCATCCGCTTCGACGTCCTGGTGTACGGCAAT GCTGGGAAGTTTGGCATTGTCCCCACCCTCATCAACACAGTGGCTGCTTTCACCTCCATCGGCGTG GGCACAGTGCTGTGCGATATCATCCTGCTCAACTTCCTGAAGGGAGCCGAGCACTACAAGGCCCGCAAGTTCGAGGAG gTGCCAGAGGCTGGCATGCCTGCgccccccaccagccccacggCGTGTCCctctggggtgctggggggctgcagccgAGACAAGCAGTCCACCGACTCGGGCACCTTCTCCCTTGGCCTCTAG